The following are from one region of the Hymenobacter radiodurans genome:
- a CDS encoding LptF/LptG family permease, with protein sequence MKLLDKYILKKFLTAFLFTVVMLVAVICVIDFTEKNDDFIKHNLAAKTIILDYYVNLFPYFANLLSPITVFIAVVFVTAQLASRTEIVAILASGISFPRLLVPYVMGGVIIGVATFGLIGWVIPITSKTRVEFERKYTKRQFRFDQRNVHIKVGPRSYAYMESYDNTNNIGYRFALEDIEGTTLKRRLTADAITWDSVKRAWRLSPQLVRIFDGQNESLKSYPARDTTLNLYPKDFASTYRLAETLTLPELNRFIQQKIDRGASDTQTYLSEKYERYAYPFAILILTVIGVILSAGKSRSGVGGKIALGFVLAFIFIIFVILSRNLAAVGSLSPLLAAWIPSMVFSVIGLVLYRLVPK encoded by the coding sequence GTGAAGCTTCTCGATAAGTACATCCTCAAAAAATTCCTGACCGCGTTTCTGTTCACGGTTGTGATGTTGGTGGCTGTAATTTGTGTGATCGACTTCACGGAGAAGAACGACGATTTTATCAAGCATAATCTGGCTGCCAAGACGATTATCCTTGATTATTACGTCAATCTGTTCCCCTATTTCGCCAATCTACTCTCGCCCATTACGGTATTTATTGCCGTCGTTTTCGTAACGGCGCAGCTCGCGTCGCGCACTGAAATTGTGGCAATTCTGGCCAGTGGAATTAGTTTTCCGCGGCTCTTGGTGCCGTATGTAATGGGGGGCGTTATTATCGGCGTAGCCACATTTGGGCTGATCGGTTGGGTGATTCCGATTACCAGTAAAACGCGGGTGGAGTTCGAGCGCAAATACACCAAGCGGCAGTTTCGCTTCGATCAGCGCAACGTGCATATTAAAGTGGGACCACGCAGCTACGCCTATATGGAGAGTTACGATAACACCAATAATATTGGTTACCGCTTCGCGCTGGAGGACATTGAGGGCACTACGCTCAAGCGTCGCCTCACCGCCGACGCCATTACTTGGGATTCGGTAAAACGTGCCTGGCGCCTCTCACCCCAACTGGTCCGCATCTTCGATGGCCAGAACGAAAGCCTCAAGTCCTACCCGGCCCGCGACACCACGCTCAACCTCTATCCTAAGGACTTTGCCAGCACCTATCGCCTGGCCGAAACGCTTACGTTGCCCGAGTTGAACCGATTTATTCAGCAGAAAATCGACCGCGGCGCCAGCGACACCCAAACGTATTTGAGCGAGAAGTACGAGCGCTACGCCTACCCATTTGCCATCCTTATTCTGACCGTTATCGGCGTTATTCTGAGCGCGGGTAAGTCGCGTAGTGGCGTGGGGGGCAAAATTGCGCTGGGCTTCGTGCTGGCTTTCATCTTCATCATCTTCGTGATTCTGAGCCGCAATTTGGCTGCTGTCGGGTCGCTGTCGCCTCTGCTGGCAGCCTGGATTCCCAGCATGGTGTTCTCCGTCATCGGGTTAGTCCTGTATAGGTTGGTGCCGAAATAG
- a CDS encoding glycosyltransferase, translating into MSLPFSPAVWLLLACALVQLYYAGYYFLSFISRPILAAPDEVAAAPVSVVVCAHNEVENLRRLLPLLLQQDYPAGFEVILVDDRSIDGTASLIQQFTQIYPHVRLVSVLNTPAELSPKKYALTLGIKAARYEQLLFTDADCWPATNQWIKSMQSGFAQPADIVLGYSGYASGPGFLNKLIRFETLLTGAQYLSFAWRGNPYMGVGRNLAYTKSCFQATKGFASHLRRLGGDDDLLVQDAVAQGQRVAVQVQLAAQTVSWPAQTWAAWWRQKRRHLSAGPRYSWKDQVRIGTFIGTNLLFISQQLCSCFPGPIGYLWRLYGRCGRERLAQPTRGSAVI; encoded by the coding sequence TTGTCCCTGCCTTTTTCGCCCGCGGTCTGGCTGTTGCTGGCTTGTGCGCTGGTTCAGCTCTACTACGCCGGCTATTATTTTCTATCCTTTATTAGTCGCCCCATTTTGGCTGCGCCTGATGAAGTGGCGGCGGCGCCTGTTTCGGTGGTAGTGTGTGCTCACAATGAGGTGGAAAACCTACGCCGGTTGCTGCCGCTCTTGCTACAGCAAGACTACCCAGCAGGCTTTGAGGTAATTCTGGTTGACGACCGCTCGATCGATGGTACCGCCAGCTTGATTCAGCAATTCACCCAGATTTACCCGCACGTACGCTTAGTATCCGTATTAAATACGCCAGCCGAGCTTTCGCCGAAGAAGTATGCCCTTACATTGGGTATAAAAGCCGCCCGATACGAGCAGTTGCTCTTTACCGATGCTGACTGCTGGCCTGCTACAAATCAGTGGATCAAATCCATGCAAAGTGGCTTTGCGCAGCCCGCCGATATTGTGCTTGGGTACTCAGGATACGCGTCAGGCCCAGGGTTTTTAAATAAGCTGATTCGGTTTGAAACCTTGCTGACCGGAGCACAGTATCTGTCGTTCGCGTGGCGTGGTAATCCCTATATGGGAGTGGGTCGAAACCTAGCTTATACCAAAAGCTGTTTTCAAGCTACCAAAGGATTTGCTTCTCACTTGCGGCGCTTGGGCGGCGACGACGACTTGCTGGTGCAGGACGCCGTGGCGCAAGGGCAGCGCGTGGCAGTGCAAGTACAACTAGCGGCTCAAACCGTGAGTTGGCCGGCCCAAACGTGGGCGGCGTGGTGGCGGCAAAAGCGCCGTCATTTGTCGGCCGGGCCGCGCTATTCATGGAAAGATCAGGTCCGAATTGGAACGTTTATTGGCACTAATCTTCTTTTTATTTCACAGCAACTTTGCTCGTGTTTTCCCGGCCCGATTGGATACCTTTGGCGGTTATATGGGCGGTGCGGACGGGAGCGATTAGCGCAACCTACGCGCGGCTCGGCCGTCATTTAG
- the tgt gene encoding tRNA guanosine(34) transglycosylase Tgt has translation MTFDLVTHDPQTKARAGVVHTAHGAIETPIFMPVGTAGTVKAVQQRDLTNDVQAQIILGNTYHLYLRPGLDILRQAGGLHKFNGWDRPILTDSGGYQVYSLSNTRKIKEEGVKFRSHIDGSQHLFSPEGVMDIQRTIGADIIMAFDECTPWPCEYDYARRSLDMTHRWLTRCIQRFDSTEGHYGYEQTLFPIVQGSTFKDLRIKSAEFIAEQGREGNAIGGLSVGEPAELMYEMTELVCDILPPDKPRYLMGVGTPANILENIALGVDMFDCVMPTRNARNGMLFTTQGIINITNKKWATDFEPIDAELGGYVSTFYTRAYVRHLFQSQEMLGPQIASIHNLTFYLWLVKQARAHIIAGTFREWKEKMVKQVMTRL, from the coding sequence ATGACCTTCGATTTAGTAACCCACGATCCGCAGACCAAAGCCCGCGCCGGCGTGGTGCATACCGCCCACGGCGCCATCGAGACGCCGATTTTTATGCCCGTTGGTACGGCCGGCACCGTGAAAGCCGTGCAGCAGCGTGACCTCACCAACGACGTACAAGCCCAGATTATCCTCGGCAATACCTACCATCTGTACCTGCGGCCTGGCCTCGACATCTTGCGCCAAGCTGGCGGCCTACACAAATTCAACGGTTGGGACCGGCCTATTCTGACTGACAGCGGTGGCTATCAGGTGTACTCCTTAAGTAACACTCGCAAGATTAAGGAGGAAGGCGTTAAGTTTCGCTCCCACATTGATGGCTCTCAACATCTATTCTCGCCGGAAGGTGTCATGGACATTCAGCGCACTATCGGGGCCGATATTATCATGGCTTTCGATGAGTGCACGCCGTGGCCCTGTGAGTACGACTACGCTCGCCGCTCCCTAGATATGACGCACCGTTGGCTCACGCGCTGCATTCAGCGCTTCGACAGCACCGAAGGCCACTACGGTTACGAGCAAACGCTTTTCCCTATTGTACAGGGCAGCACCTTTAAAGATCTGCGCATCAAATCAGCGGAGTTTATAGCTGAGCAAGGCCGCGAGGGCAATGCCATCGGTGGCTTGAGCGTGGGCGAGCCCGCCGAACTGATGTATGAGATGACCGAGCTGGTCTGTGATATTTTGCCCCCCGACAAGCCCCGTTACCTCATGGGCGTGGGTACGCCGGCCAATATCTTGGAAAACATCGCGCTCGGCGTGGATATGTTCGACTGTGTGATGCCCACTCGCAATGCCCGTAATGGCATGCTGTTCACCACGCAAGGCATCATCAACATCACCAATAAGAAATGGGCGACTGACTTTGAGCCGATTGATGCTGAACTTGGTGGCTACGTGAGTACGTTTTATACGCGGGCTTACGTTCGGCATTTATTCCAGAGCCAGGAAATGCTCGGCCCGCAGATTGCCTCTATTCACAACCTCACTTTTTACCTCTGGCTGGTAAAGCAAGCGCGCGCCCACATCATCGCTGGCACCTTCCGGGAGTGGAAGGAGAAAATGGTGAAACAGGTAATGACCCGATTATAA